One genomic segment of Mangifera indica cultivar Alphonso chromosome 6, CATAS_Mindica_2.1, whole genome shotgun sequence includes these proteins:
- the LOC123217881 gene encoding glutamate receptor 2.7-like — MEEPKFLYPISISGNTVTLSRTRLLILLLASSFVILCHGVELEAADGYKRINIGAIIDNGNSRIGKEQRVAMQIAVRNFNSVLKNYKLALYFRHPDRDLLNVSIAAESLLKEHEVKVIIGLESWGEAALLANIVRRAQVPVLSFAEPPISTPLTVNRWPLLVTMTNNKAEQIRCAAALVGSYNWRKVIVIYEDDAIGADTRDLVNYLSGALRNVNSEIEQQLVLPPFSYLTNPKEYVQEELEKLLQKQSRVFIVLQLSSSTTIHLFREARKMGFMGADSVWITTETIASLLDSHNTSVISSMEGVLGIKSYFSEDTTSYQHFKAQFKTKFRSENLEEDNSDPGVYALKAHDSIKTVALSLEKMTSDDSFSSAVLLEKILSSNFTGLSGEISFEEARLRHTTALRLIKVVGKKYKELEFWLPEFGFSKTLEIENGSKENNSSSKVGYGAVTWPGDLKPDIPKGWAMPTEAKPLIIGVPGRASFDKFVKVSLDSNHYEGFCIDLFREVLKVLEYALPYKFVSYNGSYDDLVEYVHNKSFDAVVGDITILHERAKNMEFTVPYAESGLSMIVQLQTEESVWMFMKPFTKEMWAVTGGILIYTMCIVWILEHPYNPEFRGPWRNQIATALWFTSSSLFFAHRERVHSNLTRLVVVVWLFVVLILNSSYTASLSSMLTVRRMKPDLTDIEWLKRANLKVGCDGDSFVRKYLQNVIGFKSENILNVSYEYDYPKFFQNNSIAAAILELPYEKVFMGQFCKNYTATTPTTRFGGLAFAFQKGSPIAADFSEAILKLSENGVLKKLEESWFASSRECSTNLSNDETESLELSSFWGLYLISGATSTLCALPFLVKLLKKYRQNQAASQGNVTLSELSFWSKVVRFAKYSPNNSSGTNEPGTATGISALALAQTPDVYESRSGRWEYQSSSGTPSNLQTTSQVDFEMEDIPLGG; from the exons ATGGAAGAACCAAAATTTCTTTATCCTATCAGTATTTCGGGTAATACCGTAACACTCTCAAGAACTCGGCTCTTAATCCTGCTACTCGCCTCCAGTTTTGTCATCCTCTGCCATGGAGTTGAACTTGAAGCTGCTGATGGCTACAAGCGTATAAACATTGGTGCAATCATTGATAATGGTAATTCCCGAATAGGGAAAGAACAAAGAGTGGCAATGCAGATAGCAGTTCGAAATTTTAACAGTGTCCTGAAAAATTACAAGCTAGCTCTTTACTTCCGCCACCCTGATAGAGATCTCTTAAATGTTTCTATTGCAG CTGAATCGCTGTTAAAAGAACATGAAGTCAAGGTGATTATCGGCTTGGAGTCGTGGGGAGAAGCAGCTTTACTTGCTAATATCGTACGCCGAGCCCAAGTTCCTGTCCTATCGTTTGCAGAACCTCCCATTTCAACACCGCTAACGGTGAATCGCTGGCCTTTATTGGTAACAATGACTAACAATAAAGCTGAACAGATTAGATGCGCTGCAGCTCTTGTTGGTTCCTATAATTGGAGAAAAGTTATTGTCATTTATGAAGATGATGCGATTGGTGCAGACACTAGGGACTTGGTAAATTATCTGTCAGGAGCTCTTCGAAATGTTAATTCGGAGATTGAGCAGCAATTGGTTCTTCCGCCATTTTCTTATTTGACTAATCCAAAAGAATATGTACAAGAAGAGCTGGAGAAACTACTACAAAAGCAATCTCGGGTTTTTATTGTTCTTCAGTTATCATCATCTACGACGATTCATCTTTTTAGAGAGGCAAGGAAGATGGGATTTATGGGGGCAGACTCAGTTTGGATAACCACAGAAACCATCGCTAGTTTGCTTGACTCGCATAACACTTCTGTTATCTCTTCTATGGAAGGTGTTCTCGGAATCAAGTCATACTTCTCTGAAGATACTACTTCTTACCAGCACTTTAAAGCTCAATTCAAAACCAAATTTCGATCCGAGAATCTCGAGGAAGATAATTCTGACCCTGGAGTTTATGCCTTAAAGGCTCACGATAGCATTAAAACAGTTGCATTGAGCCTGGAGAAAATGACAAGTGACGATAGTTTTTCTTCTGCAGTCTTGttggaaaaaatattatcaagcaACTTCACAGGCTTAAGCGGCGAAATAAGTTTCGAAGAAGCCAGGCTGCGGCATACTACCGCATTAAGGCTTATAAAAGTGGTTGGAAAGAAGTACAAAGAGCTAGAATTTTGGTTACCTGAGTTTGGATTCTCAAAGACCCTGGAAATTGAAAATGGAAGCAAGGAGAACAATAGCAGCAGCAAAGTTGGTTATGGTGCTGTGACTTGGCCTGGTGACTTAAAGCCAGATATTCCTAAAGGCTGGGCAATGCCTACTGAGGCAAAGCCTCTCATAATTGGAGTTCCAGGCAGAGCCTCATTCGACAAGTTTGTGAAGGTTTCCCTGGACAGCAATCATTATGAGGGTTTTTGCATTGATCTTTTTCGCGAGGTGTTAAAAGTTTTGGAGTATGCTCTACCATACAAATTCGTTTCATATAATGGCTCCTATGATGATCTTGTTGAGTATGTCCATAACAAG AGCTTTGATGCAGTTGTGGGCGACATAACCATACTACATGAAAGAGCCAAAAATATGGAATTTACAGTACCATATGCGGAGTCAGGACTGTCTATGATCGTTCAACTTCAGACTGAAGAATCAGTTTGGATGTTCATGAAACCTTTCACCAAGGAAATGTGGGCGGTGACTGGTGGCATCTTGATCTACACAATGTGCATAGTTTGGATCTTAGAGCACCCATATAATCCTGAATTTCGTGGGCCGTGGAGAAATCAGATTGCCACTGCTCTTTGGTTTActtcctcttctcttttctttgctCACA GGGAGAGAGTTCACAGCAATCTCACTCGGCTGGTGGTTGTTGTGTGGCTTTTCGTGGTGTTGATATTAAACTCAAGCTACACAGCCAGTCTATCTTCAATGCTCACCGTCCGACGAATGAAACCAGATCTAACGGACATTGAGTGGCTTAAGAGAGCCAATTTGAAAGTTGGTTGCGACGGTGATTCATTTGTGAGGAAGTACCTACAAAATGTGATAGGGTTCAAATCAGAAAACATCTTGAATGTCTCCTATGAATACGATTATCCAAAGTTTTTTCAGAACAACTCAATAGCCGCTGCCATTCTTGAACTCCCATACGAGAAAGTTTTCATGGGACAGTTCTGCAAGAATTACACTGCCACCACACCCACCACCAGATTTGGAGGATTAGCCTTT GCATTCCAAAAGGGATCCCCCATAGCAGCTGACTTTTCTGAAGCTATTCTCAAGCTGTCAGAGAATGGAGTCTTAAAGAAACTGGAAGAAAGTTGGTTTGCTTCTTCACGGGAGTGCTCAACCAACTTATCTAACGATGAAACTGAAAGCTTGGAACTCAGCAGCTTCTGGGGTCTCTACCTGATATCTGGTGCCACTTCTACCCTTTGTGCTCTACCATTTCTGGTTAAATTGCTTAAGAAATATAGACAAAATCAAGCGGCAAGTCAAGGCAATGTAACTTTGAGTGAATTAAGCTTTTGGAGCAAGGTGGTTAGGTTTGCAAAATACAGTCCTAATAATAGCAGTGGAACAAATGAGCCGGGGACTGCAACCGGGATTTCAGCTTTAGCGTTGGCTCAAACACCAGATGTATATGAATCGAGGTCTGGAAGATGGGAATATCAAAGTTCTTCTGGCACTCCATCCAACCTTCAGACAACTTCACAAGTTGATTTTGAAATGGAGGATATCCCGCTTGGTGGCTGA